In Sphingobium sp. Z007, one DNA window encodes the following:
- a CDS encoding TonB-dependent siderophore receptor, protein MTVKWIALGSVAAIALCHPAVHAADDAVAADVEQAQDNIVVTAATTGSKTDTALIELPQPIKVITSEQYLSQGAISISDTVKYAAGVLANPYGRDTRVDGFNVRGLDALQFRDGMRDIFSYYASITSDPYNFSRVEILRGPASVLFGQGSIGGLVNLVSKSPEFRTGGEINLVYGSYDRKEVLGDANVALADNLAVRFVGRARDADTYVDHVPDDRVMFAPSIRWQPTPDTDVVLTGLYQEDDTGSTSQFLPIVGTFRPNTVAGEQLGRYTFVGKAGWDRYNGRSLQGGGSITHSFSDAIKINLKARYIDSDLEYNTHYADSYSNPKDPFSVYGTDGRTIGLTADASDARMNVFSTDNNIQFTFNTGANIEHKMLVGIDYSWNKVSKRYAGGSELVDLYDIDYDALKTYDPTGPFITESQKQLGVYVQDQIRLYDRVSVVLGARRDRVTGSSGQKDNATTFRAGIIGEIGAGISPFFSYTESFLPVAGRLQIGQDETGNTIFGDPYRPQTGTQYEAGVKWQPDVNTLVTATVFKIKERNRVLYGANNSTSQSGVLDTKGFEIEASRTLPGNFELLANYGYAKLKSEVNTSLDYMPRHTASFWTTKTFGLVDEAQLRLGGGVVYSGRSVSTSALWSIVTPARTTVDALAEINWNSWRFALNATNLLDNRYYASCLARGDCFVGAPRNVMGTVGFRF, encoded by the coding sequence ATGACCGTAAAATGGATCGCGCTTGGCAGTGTGGCGGCAATCGCGTTGTGCCATCCGGCCGTTCATGCGGCGGACGACGCCGTGGCGGCGGATGTGGAGCAGGCGCAGGACAATATCGTCGTCACTGCCGCCACGACCGGGTCCAAGACGGACACCGCGCTGATCGAACTGCCCCAGCCGATCAAGGTCATCACCTCGGAACAATATCTGTCGCAGGGTGCAATCAGCATTTCCGACACGGTCAAATATGCCGCGGGTGTGCTCGCCAATCCCTATGGCCGCGACACCCGCGTCGATGGGTTCAACGTGCGCGGCCTGGACGCATTGCAGTTCCGCGACGGCATGCGCGACATCTTCAGCTATTATGCCAGCATCACGTCGGACCCCTATAATTTCTCGCGCGTGGAAATCCTGCGCGGTCCGGCGTCCGTGCTGTTCGGCCAGGGGTCGATCGGCGGCCTCGTCAACCTGGTGTCCAAGTCGCCGGAGTTCCGCACCGGGGGCGAAATCAATCTCGTCTATGGCAGCTATGATCGCAAGGAGGTACTGGGCGACGCCAATGTCGCGCTGGCCGATAATCTGGCGGTGCGCTTCGTCGGCCGTGCCCGCGACGCCGACACCTATGTCGATCATGTGCCCGACGACCGGGTGATGTTCGCCCCGTCGATCCGCTGGCAGCCGACGCCGGATACCGACGTCGTGCTGACCGGGCTTTACCAGGAGGACGACACCGGTTCGACTTCGCAATTCCTGCCGATCGTCGGCACGTTCCGCCCGAACACTGTCGCTGGCGAGCAACTTGGTCGCTACACATTCGTCGGCAAGGCAGGCTGGGACCGTTACAATGGCCGCTCGCTGCAAGGCGGCGGCTCCATCACCCACAGCTTCTCCGACGCGATCAAGATCAACCTCAAGGCCCGCTACATCGACAGCGACCTGGAATATAACACCCATTATGCCGACAGCTATTCGAACCCTAAGGACCCCTTCTCGGTCTATGGCACGGACGGGCGCACCATCGGCCTGACCGCGGATGCCAGCGACGCGCGGATGAACGTGTTCTCGACCGACAACAACATCCAGTTCACTTTCAACACCGGCGCGAATATCGAACATAAGATGCTGGTCGGCATTGATTATAGCTGGAACAAAGTATCCAAGCGCTATGCTGGTGGGTCTGAACTCGTCGATCTCTACGACATCGATTATGATGCGCTGAAAACCTATGATCCCACCGGTCCCTTCATCACGGAATCGCAGAAGCAGCTTGGCGTCTATGTCCAGGACCAGATCCGCCTCTACGACCGCGTATCGGTCGTACTGGGCGCGCGCCGCGACCGTGTCACCGGCTCGTCGGGCCAGAAAGATAATGCCACCACCTTCCGCGCCGGCATCATCGGCGAGATCGGCGCCGGCATCTCGCCCTTCTTCAGCTATACCGAGAGCTTCCTGCCGGTCGCCGGCCGACTTCAGATAGGCCAGGACGAAACTGGAAACACGATCTTCGGCGATCCCTACCGTCCCCAGACCGGCACCCAATATGAAGCGGGCGTGAAGTGGCAGCCGGACGTCAACACGCTGGTCACCGCCACGGTCTTCAAGATCAAGGAACGCAACCGCGTCCTCTACGGCGCCAATAATTCCACGTCCCAGTCGGGCGTGCTGGACACCAAGGGGTTCGAGATCGAGGCCAGCCGCACCCTGCCGGGCAATTTCGAGCTGCTGGCCAATTATGGCTATGCCAAGCTCAAGTCGGAAGTGAACACCAGCCTGGACTATATGCCGCGCCACACCGCGTCCTTCTGGACCACCAAGACATTCGGCCTCGTGGACGAAGCCCAGCTGCGCCTGGGCGGCGGCGTCGTCTATAGTGGCAGGAGCGTCTCGACCAGCGCCCTCTGGTCCATCGTCACCCCGGCCCGCACCACGGTCGATGCGCTGGCGGAGATCAACTGGAACAGCTGGCGCTTTGCACTGAACGCGACCAATCTGCTCGACAACCGCTATTATGCGTCCTGCCTGGCGCGGGGCGACTGCTTCGTCGGCGCGCCGCGCAACGTGATGGGCACGGTCGGCTTCCGGTTCTGA
- a CDS encoding NADP(H)-dependent aldo-keto reductase, translated as MDYRTLGRTDLKVSLICLGTMTWGSQNSEAEAHAQLDYAIDQGVNFIDTAEAYPVTPVSADTQFLTETYIGNWIAARGKRDDIVLATKVAGPSRDPIRTFRGGDNRLDRRNIHQAVDDSLKRLRTDYIDLYQVHWPDRPVPSFGARGLSALADGPDTVPIEETLEALAELVRAGKVRHVGVSNETPWGLSEYLRLARDQGLPRVASIQNAYSLLNRTFEIGLSEYALREDVGLLAYSPLAGGNLTGKYLGGVIPPGSRRDVSRQFVRYDLPNQPLASARYVAIAHAFGLDPAQLALAFVNAQPFVTATIIGATSLDQLKANIASVDIKLTEEQLAAIEAVHRAIPDPCP; from the coding sequence ATGGACTACCGCACGCTCGGCCGCACGGACCTGAAAGTCAGCCTGATTTGCCTCGGCACCATGACTTGGGGCTCGCAAAATAGCGAGGCGGAGGCGCACGCCCAGCTCGATTATGCGATCGACCAGGGCGTCAACTTCATCGATACGGCCGAAGCCTATCCGGTGACGCCGGTCAGCGCCGACACGCAATTCCTGACCGAAACCTATATCGGCAACTGGATCGCGGCGCGCGGCAAGCGCGACGACATCGTCCTGGCGACAAAAGTGGCTGGGCCGTCACGCGACCCGATCCGCACATTTCGCGGCGGCGACAACCGGCTGGACCGCCGCAACATCCATCAGGCGGTCGATGACAGCCTGAAGCGGTTGCGCACCGACTATATCGACCTGTACCAGGTGCATTGGCCCGACCGGCCGGTGCCGTCCTTCGGCGCGCGTGGCCTGAGCGCGCTGGCCGATGGTCCCGATACGGTGCCTATTGAGGAAACGCTGGAGGCGCTGGCCGAACTGGTCCGGGCCGGCAAGGTCCGCCATGTCGGTGTGTCGAACGAAACGCCATGGGGCTTGAGCGAATATCTGCGGCTGGCGCGCGATCAGGGGTTGCCGCGGGTCGCCTCCATCCAGAACGCCTACAGCCTGCTAAACCGGACGTTCGAGATTGGCCTATCGGAATATGCGTTGCGTGAGGATGTAGGGTTGCTGGCCTACTCTCCGCTGGCGGGGGGCAATCTGACGGGCAAATATCTGGGCGGGGTCATTCCGCCCGGTTCGCGCCGCGACGTGTCGCGCCAGTTCGTGCGCTACGACCTCCCCAATCAGCCGCTCGCCAGCGCACGCTATGTGGCGATCGCCCATGCCTTCGGGCTGGACCCGGCGCAGCTGGCATTGGCTTTCGTCAACGCGCAGCCCTTCGTCACCGCAACGATCATCGGCGCAACCAGTCTGGATCAGCTAAAGGCGAATATTGCGAGCGTGGACATCAAATTGACCGAAGAACAACTGGCCGCGATAGAGGCGGTGCATCGCGCCATCCCCGATCCGTGCCCCTGA
- a CDS encoding class I SAM-dependent methyltransferase yields the protein MIRAAMAGVLVLLAACDQMAGGSETQRSVAAVPFPQADRPVAPIVSTRWSSEEARDRVNEAEDIMDRAGIRAGMTVADIGAGEGYYTVRLAKRVGDKGRVLAEDIMPEVIEALSRRITREKWDNVSLKLGAPEDPRLPENSFDRIMMVHMYHEIAEPYAFLWHLSPALKKDGELIVVDADRPTDQHGTPPRLLACELAAMGFRMEQVIPKPTAGGYLARFRRIAARPDPASIVPCAFQG from the coding sequence ATGATACGGGCGGCGATGGCGGGCGTCCTTGTTCTGCTGGCCGCCTGCGACCAGATGGCCGGCGGCAGCGAAACGCAGCGATCGGTCGCCGCCGTGCCCTTTCCGCAGGCCGACCGGCCGGTCGCGCCGATCGTATCGACCCGTTGGTCGAGCGAGGAAGCGCGTGACCGGGTCAACGAGGCGGAGGATATCATGGACCGGGCGGGCATCCGCGCCGGCATGACCGTCGCCGACATCGGCGCTGGCGAGGGCTATTACACCGTGCGGCTCGCCAAGCGAGTGGGCGACAAGGGCCGCGTCCTGGCCGAAGATATCATGCCGGAAGTGATAGAGGCGCTGTCGCGCCGCATCACCCGCGAAAAATGGGACAATGTCAGCTTGAAGCTGGGCGCCCCGGAAGATCCCAGGCTCCCCGAAAACAGCTTCGACCGGATCATGATGGTCCATATGTATCATGAAATCGCCGAGCCCTACGCCTTCCTCTGGCATCTCAGCCCGGCGTTGAAGAAAGATGGCGAACTGATCGTTGTCGATGCCGACCGGCCGACCGACCAGCATGGCACGCCACCCCGCCTGCTGGCCTGCGAACTGGCGGCCATGGGATTTCGCATGGAGCAGGTCATCCCCAAGCCGACGGCGGGGGGCTATCTCGCCCGGTTCCGGCGCATCGCCGCGCGGCCCGACCCGGCCAGCATCGTGCCATGCGCCTTCCAGGGTTGA
- the prfB gene encoding peptide chain release factor 2 yields MRAEAQQYIDRIDAALELLRRFLDWDRALRRLDELNARVEDPTLWDNAKLAQEVMRERTRLESAIGATRAIEGGKTDNAELIEMAEAEGDEEMVAEAIASLKALADRADEDKIKALLAGEADASDTYLEIHAGAGGTESQDWAEILSRMYRRWAERRGYKVDLVDYQAGETAGIKSATFLIKGENAYGYAKTESGVHRLVRISPYDSAARRHTSFSSVWVYPVIDDNIDIEVKESDLKIDTYRASGAGGQHVNTTDSAVRITHVPSGIIVASQNDRSQHKNRATAMNMLKARLYEAELRKREEVANSDYQAKTEIGWGHQIRSYVLQPYQLVKDLRTGVTSTAPDDVLDGALDPFMAAALSQKVTGEKVDVEDVD; encoded by the coding sequence ATGCGCGCCGAAGCGCAGCAATATATCGACCGTATCGACGCCGCGCTGGAATTGCTGCGCCGCTTCCTCGACTGGGACCGCGCGCTGCGCCGGCTGGACGAGCTGAACGCGCGCGTCGAAGACCCGACGCTGTGGGACAATGCCAAGCTGGCGCAGGAAGTCATGCGCGAGCGCACCCGGCTGGAAAGCGCGATCGGCGCGACCCGCGCGATCGAGGGCGGCAAGACCGACAATGCAGAACTGATCGAGATGGCGGAGGCCGAGGGCGACGAGGAGATGGTGGCCGAAGCCATCGCGTCGTTGAAGGCGCTGGCTGACCGGGCGGACGAGGACAAGATCAAGGCGCTGCTGGCGGGCGAAGCCGACGCAAGCGACACCTATCTGGAAATTCACGCAGGCGCTGGCGGCACCGAAAGCCAGGACTGGGCCGAAATTCTGTCGCGCATGTATCGCCGCTGGGCGGAACGGCGCGGCTACAAGGTGGACCTCGTCGATTATCAGGCCGGCGAAACCGCGGGCATCAAGTCGGCCACTTTCCTCATCAAGGGCGAGAACGCCTATGGCTATGCGAAGACCGAAAGCGGCGTCCATCGCTTGGTCCGCATCAGCCCCTATGACAGCGCGGCGCGCCGCCACACCAGCTTCTCGTCAGTGTGGGTCTATCCGGTGATCGACGACAATATCGATATCGAGGTCAAGGAAAGCGACCTCAAGATCGATACCTATCGCGCGTCCGGCGCGGGCGGGCAGCACGTCAACACCACCGACTCCGCGGTGCGCATCACCCACGTTCCTTCCGGCATCATCGTGGCGTCGCAGAACGACCGCTCGCAGCACAAGAACCGCGCCACGGCCATGAACATGCTGAAAGCGCGCCTGTATGAAGCGGAACTGCGCAAGCGCGAGGAAGTGGCCAATAGCGACTATCAGGCCAAGACCGAGATCGGCTGGGGCCACCAGATCCGTTCCTATGTGCTGCAACCCTATCAGCTGGTAAAGGATCTGCGCACCGGCGTCACCTCTACCGCGCCCGACGATGTTCTCGACGGCGCGCTCGACCCCTTCATGGCCGCTGCCCTGTCGCAAAAGGTGACGGGCGAGAAAGTCGATGTGGAGGATGTGGACTGA
- a CDS encoding penicillin-binding protein 1A — protein sequence MEEARSEPAPSSFAYRLRRDAGGFFGRLRPLWQRRWFRWIAILLGGFTLFCALFWLIFARGLPDAATLLEYEPPLPTIVRDINGQPVHSYARERRVQLQYSDYPPLLIRAYLAAEDKTFFEHHGVDIPGFAGAVVDYASKLGSGQRARGGSTITQQVAKNLLIGDEYSPTRKVKEMILAYRMENVLSKQQILELYLNQIFLGRNAYGVQAAARAYFDKDVADLQLHEMAYLSILPKGPANYRPESETGHARALDRRNWALGEMLKNGFITAAQRDAAVAQPLGTVAAHGSSFDARAGGYYMEEVRRRLIGLFGEKAEDGPNSVYAGGLWVRSPYDPVVQDSVATALRNGLLRFDAGRGWSGPVGHINIDNGWERELAASYISVDYAQWRVAVIISRTSSDAQIGFADGSTGTLPAGSAQMPYRKIGGPAFSAMKPGDLIVVARNGSSWALRSIPEVSGGMVAEEVHSGRIRAMQGGFDSRLSSYNRATQAMRQPGSTIKPFVYAAALDGGMTPASIIVDGPLCVYQGAGLGQKCFRNFSGGSAGPQTMRWGVEQSRNLMTVRAASQTGMDRVVRTIKNMGIGDYQPYLSFALGAGETTVEKMVNAYATLANQGRQFPSKLMDYVQDRRGKVIWPERWRPCDGCNMANWDGKPMPRFGMEGRQVMNPMTAYQVVHITEGVIQRGTATVLADLKRPLFGKTGTTNGPTNVWFVGGSPDLVAGVYIGYDQPRSLGGWAQGGRIAAPIWKAAMAPILETMPKTPFVAPAGIRMVAIDRRSGKRVYGAWPGTDAKPAVIWEAFKPESEPRRSIRKEEAEAQAKVAAARAVTGRSRQRSDADFLEGQGGIY from the coding sequence ATGGAAGAGGCCCGTTCCGAACCCGCCCCGTCGTCCTTCGCCTATCGCCTGCGCCGCGACGCGGGGGGCTTTTTCGGCCGTCTGCGCCCCTTGTGGCAGCGCCGCTGGTTTCGCTGGATAGCGATTTTGCTGGGCGGCTTCACGCTGTTCTGCGCACTCTTCTGGCTGATCTTCGCGCGCGGCCTGCCTGATGCGGCGACGCTGCTGGAATATGAGCCGCCGCTGCCGACCATCGTGCGCGACATCAACGGCCAGCCGGTCCACAGCTATGCCCGCGAACGCCGGGTCCAATTGCAATATAGCGATTATCCCCCGCTGCTGATCCGCGCCTATCTGGCGGCGGAGGACAAGACCTTCTTCGAACATCATGGCGTCGACATTCCCGGTTTCGCGGGCGCGGTCGTGGATTATGCCAGCAAGCTCGGCTCCGGCCAGCGCGCCCGCGGCGGCTCAACCATCACGCAGCAGGTGGCCAAGAATCTGCTGATCGGCGACGAATATTCGCCCACGCGCAAGGTGAAGGAGATGATCCTCGCCTACCGCATGGAAAATGTGCTGAGCAAGCAGCAGATTCTCGAACTCTATCTCAACCAGATTTTCCTGGGCCGGAACGCCTATGGCGTGCAGGCCGCCGCGCGCGCCTATTTCGACAAGGATGTCGCCGACCTCCAACTGCATGAAATGGCCTATCTGTCGATCCTGCCCAAGGGGCCGGCCAATTACCGTCCCGAAAGCGAAACCGGCCACGCCCGCGCGCTCGACCGGCGCAATTGGGCGCTGGGCGAAATGCTCAAAAATGGCTTCATCACCGCGGCGCAGCGCGACGCGGCGGTGGCCCAACCGCTCGGCACCGTCGCCGCCCATGGTTCCAGCTTCGATGCGCGCGCGGGCGGCTATTATATGGAGGAAGTCCGTCGTCGCCTGATCGGGCTGTTCGGCGAAAAGGCCGAAGACGGTCCCAACAGCGTCTATGCCGGCGGCCTGTGGGTGCGCAGCCCCTATGATCCGGTGGTGCAGGACAGCGTCGCCACCGCATTGCGCAACGGTCTGCTGCGCTTCGACGCCGGGCGCGGCTGGTCCGGCCCGGTCGGCCATATCAATATCGACAATGGCTGGGAACGCGAGCTGGCCGCCAGCTATATCTCCGTCGATTATGCGCAGTGGCGCGTCGCCGTCATTATCAGCCGGACATCGTCCGATGCGCAGATCGGCTTTGCCGACGGCAGCACGGGCACGCTGCCCGCCGGATCGGCGCAGATGCCCTATCGCAAGATCGGCGGCCCGGCCTTTTCCGCGATGAAGCCCGGCGACCTGATCGTCGTCGCGCGCAACGGATCGAGCTGGGCGCTGCGCTCCATCCCCGAAGTGTCGGGCGGCATGGTCGCCGAAGAAGTCCATAGCGGCCGCATCCGCGCGATGCAGGGCGGCTTCGATTCGCGCTTGTCCTCCTATAACCGCGCGACCCAGGCGATGCGCCAGCCCGGCTCCACCATCAAGCCGTTCGTCTATGCCGCCGCGCTCGACGGCGGCATGACTCCGGCGTCGATCATTGTCGATGGTCCCTTATGCGTCTATCAGGGCGCGGGCCTCGGCCAGAAATGCTTCCGCAACTTCTCCGGCGGCAGCGCCGGGCCACAGACGATGCGCTGGGGCGTGGAACAGTCGCGCAACCTGATGACCGTGCGCGCCGCCAGCCAGACCGGCATGGACCGAGTCGTGCGCACCATCAAGAATATGGGCATCGGCGATTATCAGCCCTATCTCTCCTTCGCGCTTGGCGCGGGCGAGACGACGGTGGAAAAGATGGTTAACGCCTATGCGACACTCGCCAACCAGGGCCGCCAATTCCCGTCCAAGCTGATGGATTATGTCCAGGACCGGCGCGGCAAAGTGATCTGGCCGGAACGCTGGCGTCCCTGCGACGGCTGCAACATGGCGAACTGGGACGGCAAGCCCATGCCCCGCTTCGGCATGGAGGGTCGCCAGGTGATGAACCCGATGACCGCCTATCAGGTCGTCCACATCACCGAAGGCGTGATCCAGCGCGGCACCGCGACGGTGCTGGCGGACTTGAAACGCCCGCTGTTCGGCAAGACCGGCACCACCAACGGCCCGACGAATGTCTGGTTCGTGGGCGGATCGCCCGATCTCGTCGCGGGCGTCTATATCGGTTACGACCAGCCACGCAGCTTGGGCGGTTGGGCGCAGGGCGGCCGTATCGCCGCGCCGATCTGGAAAGCGGCGATGGCGCCGATCCTGGAAACCATGCCCAAGACGCCCTTCGTCGCGCCGGCCGGCATTCGCATGGTCGCGATCGACCGCCGGTCGGGCAAGCGCGTCTATGGCGCCTGGCCCGGCACCGACGCCAAGCCCGCGGTCATCTGGGAAGCGTTCAAGCCTGAATCCGAACCCCGCCGCTCGATCCGCAAGGAAGAAGCCGAAGCCCAGGCCAAGGTCGCCGCCGCCAGAGCGGTGACGGGCCGCAGCCGCCAGCGCAGCGACGCCGACTTCCTGGAAGGGCAGGGCGGGATCTACTGA
- a CDS encoding N-acetylmuramoyl-L-alanine amidase yields MKFGWTAHRRTSHKRRMLQSIALAGTILMAVPGSAGGIAGVDVRDDTVVVRFDDRVDGASAFLLDSPRRIALDIDGAQMGRGRFTPGNGAIAAVRQGQLSGDTARVVLDLSTPATLGNARLAQDGKSLSFSLQGVTDSRFRAAVAKGRTRFDAPANMAAFPQKRIHSITVPIPAASRGVSLPQVEGANNGARPLVVIDAGHGGHDPGAINKDNGKREKDVTLAIAQAIRDQLVKSGRVRVALTRDDDKFLVLQERYGIARKLGADLFISVHADAAENAEAHGATVYTLSETASDREAARLAARENKADIINGVNLGGQSGDVSSILIDLTQRESMNISANFARLLQREAAPYVPFRSAYHRFASLMVLKAPDTPSVLFETGYISNADDAAFLSSREGQGKIARGVARAIEVHFARKLAMRGEAAGG; encoded by the coding sequence ATGAAATTTGGCTGGACGGCCCATAGGCGCACGTCGCACAAGCGGCGCATGCTCCAAAGCATTGCCCTGGCAGGCACGATATTGATGGCGGTCCCCGGCAGCGCCGGCGGCATAGCCGGCGTGGACGTGCGCGACGACACGGTCGTCGTGCGCTTCGACGACCGCGTGGACGGGGCTTCGGCCTTCCTGCTGGATTCGCCGCGCCGTATCGCGCTCGACATCGACGGCGCGCAAATGGGGCGGGGCCGGTTCACGCCTGGCAATGGGGCGATCGCCGCAGTGCGCCAGGGGCAGCTGAGCGGCGACACGGCGCGTGTGGTGCTGGACCTTTCCACCCCGGCGACGCTCGGCAATGCGCGATTGGCGCAGGACGGCAAATCGCTCAGCTTCTCGTTGCAGGGCGTCACGGACAGCCGGTTCCGCGCCGCAGTGGCGAAAGGGCGCACCCGCTTCGATGCGCCCGCCAATATGGCGGCCTTTCCGCAAAAGCGCATCCATTCGATCACCGTGCCGATCCCCGCCGCGTCGCGCGGCGTCTCGCTGCCGCAGGTGGAGGGCGCGAATAACGGCGCCAGGCCGCTGGTGGTGATCGATGCGGGCCATGGCGGTCATGATCCAGGCGCGATCAACAAGGACAATGGCAAGCGGGAGAAGGACGTGACGCTGGCCATCGCCCAGGCGATTCGCGACCAGCTGGTCAAATCCGGCCGGGTGCGCGTGGCATTGACCCGCGACGACGACAAGTTCCTGGTGTTGCAGGAACGCTATGGCATTGCCCGCAAGCTGGGCGCGGACCTCTTCATCTCCGTCCATGCTGATGCGGCGGAAAATGCGGAAGCGCATGGCGCGACCGTCTATACCCTGTCCGAAACCGCGTCAGACCGGGAAGCGGCGCGGCTGGCAGCGCGGGAAAATAAGGCCGATATCATCAACGGCGTAAACCTTGGCGGCCAGTCGGGTGACGTATCATCGATCCTGATCGACCTGACCCAGCGCGAATCGATGAACATCTCGGCCAATTTCGCGCGGCTGTTGCAGCGGGAAGCGGCGCCCTATGTGCCCTTCCGCAGCGCCTATCACCGCTTTGCGTCGCTGATGGTCCTGAAGGCCCCGGACACGCCGTCGGTCCTCTTCGAAACCGGCTATATCAGCAATGCCGACGACGCGGCCTTCCTGTCGTCGCGCGAAGGGCAGGGCAAGATCGCCCGCGGCGTCGCCCGCGCGATCGAGGTGCATTTCGCCCGCAAGCTGGCGATGCGCGGCGAGGCTGCGGGCGGCTGA